Proteins co-encoded in one Grus americana isolate bGruAme1 chromosome 12, bGruAme1.mat, whole genome shotgun sequence genomic window:
- the LOC129211861 gene encoding liver-expressed antimicrobial peptide 2-like, with product MAASAPVAPGTSRGGWASGTPSASLVTTTSLALLLSLLLLLPSSLQELRGAGGHAAPRLPRMTPFWRMVGSRPLGAHCRHSLECVTKACRAGRCAPPQYEC from the exons ATGGCAGCTTCAGCCCCTGTTGCGCCAGGCACCAGCCGAGGTGGCTGGGCCAGCGGGaccccctctgcctccctggtCACCACCACTAGCCTGGCattgctcctctccctcctcttgcttctccccagctccctccag gagctccggggggcaggggggcacgcagccccacggctgccccgCATGACGCCCTTCTGGAGAATGGTGGGCAGCAGACCCCTGGGTGCCCACTGCCGGCACAGCCTCGAGTGCGTCACCAAGGCCTGCAG gGCTGGGCGCTGTGCCCCACCACAGTATGAGTGCTGA